gcgggcgggagggagggagagaaccGCTGTCCTGGCCGCGACGTGGGCTGGGGCGAAAACTCCTCGGGAAAGCTTTGAGAGGCTGTGGAAGCGCAGCTGGGAGTCTGGGCttggccggggcggggcgggtctCCAGCCACACCTCTGCGGGTCCTGCTGCATCCCCTCCCCGCGCTGGGTCACACCGAGCGTGGGGCCTGGGCCGGCGGCCTGCTGTCTCTGAGTGAGTAAAATTTGGGTGTTTGAACCCAGTTTGTAAGTAAAAAGTACGTCCCAGATCTGGTGTAACAATTTTGGATGTTTCTAATGCACAGTACGCTTGAGGCTGCCCCTccatgagtgggttcagttttgggcccctcaccccaaaaaggccattgaatgactcgagcgtgtccagagaagggcaacggagctggtgcagggtctggagcacaggtctgatggggagcggctgggggaactgggggggtttagtctggagaagaggaggctgaggggagacctcatcgccctctacagctccctgacaggagggtgcagagagctggggatgagtctctggagccaaggacccagcgccaggccccgagggaatggcctcaagctgcccagggcagggtcaggctggctctgaggaaggatttctgtgcagaaggggctgctgggcgttggaatgggctgcccagggcagggggggagtccccatccctggaggggttgaagagtcgggttgacccagcgctgagggatctgggggagttgggaacagtcagtgtgaggttcatggttggactggaggagcttcgaggtcttttccaacccagatgattctggagGCAAGCAGACGCATCCCATCTCCGGGCAGGCTGAATGCGGCAAAATAGAATTTGATGGAGCGAACTTCTGTAATAACTACTAGTCACTTGTTATTCATAAAACTTATTATGCGTCTTCCTCCATCTTTTCACCACAAAATAAAGCGTGCTAGTTGTAAAGGCTGCAGTTGACATCACTGGTTTGTATCAGACATTTAAACCAAAGAGCGCAGCGGCAGGGGAGCGCTCTGCAGGTTTCCACTCTTCCAAGAAGGACTGGACAGTTTTGTGAACGTGGTCAAAATGCCACATTCCACTTACCTGATTACAACAACCAGTAAACACCCCATTTCTCTGCAGACTGAGCGTCCTAGGCaagctgaatttttttaatcctgaaaaaaattaGCCAGTTATTTTGACTTGAGCATGTAGCCTGTAAATTTTCTACCACAAGTATGTTTCTTACTACCTGTTCCTATGGTggttttcaaaaattatttttcccaactTTTGAATTATAGAGTGAAGGCTTTTACTTTGTCTTTGTTTCAGACCCATTTTTAAGGCTGTTTGCACGTGTAAATAAAACACATGAAGTGGTATGTCTGAGTTGCTCTTCCATACTTTTTCCCTAGCTTCACAatcaaataaaagaattttttctccgagaaatatctttttgtttcctaaaaaaaattgCAGAGGGAAACAGTTTAGCTGCTTGGGAATGTTTCTTCTGGCAGTGATAGGTGTTTGTGGTAGAATTGAAAGTTTCTAGATGTCATCCGTtcagataaaatgtttttaatgttgtTTGTCTATGAATaaccaaaatatattaaaaaaatgccagtttCTGTGCAATTTTAACTCTTATGTAATGTAGGTTTGGCTATTCCCCGGCACTTCTGCCAAGCAGAGGAGAATACCTCAAAGATTAGTTCTGTGAGTTCTTCCAAACTGTTTTTTGAATGATGAAATTCCATTTCATGtgatccttttgttttgttttctctttttgctttagCACCTAAGGTACCTGTGGCCAGGAGCCCTGCACCGGCAGGCACCAGACCAGCATGGATAAGGAAGGATCTACCTCACACTCAAAAGCAATTTGTCTTTGAAAAGCCATCAGAGGTAAAAATTACATGGTAACTAGCAGAAGCTCATCTTTTATTATCAAATGATAAAAATTATCAGACTTTGAAATTGTAGTCTCgtgtttaaaaagcaaattaagaacTCAGCTGAGCTGAACTCTGGTCTTTTACCAAGCAGAGTTTGCAACTGCCTTGCATATACAACAAGCAGAAAGTTACAGTCTCTCTGATTAGCTTTGAGTATTCATTACATATATGTttataactacttttttttcagagagcCAAAAGAGTATGTTCTGAACATTTAGAAAGATGCAGTGTCCTAAGCATGATTTGAGctcttgttttttccctttcccttatCTGTCTTACTTGTTATAGGGGAAGAGCATGGGATTTGTTTTATAGACTTTGCTTTACCTCCCATCAGCAGATGAAGGACATTGTGCTCTGTGCAGTGGGAGGGCAGTTCCTTGCCTGGGAAAAAAATTCTTGAACGCTTCTTTCTAAGCCAGAAGTGTTCAAAAGACTGTATTCTTGGCTTGGAAGGATTAGAGATGGTCTGGGAAGATTGTCTTTTCTCTGTGGCAGAGCCCTGGTGTCTATATAGTACTATATTTTGACCCTCTTGCTTGTTCAACTCAGTACCTCCTTGCATCTCAGGCCTCTGCTCAACTTGAAGAAGAGAAGCATAAATCCCTGAGACAACCAGAATGATAATCCAGGCTGGATTAAACTACTGTGCTTGAGTTTTGTTTTAACAAAACCCAGCTATCTCAAGCTGCGCAGACAACTTTAAAGTGTGAGGTCCTGCTCTGTCTGGTCTGCTTTGTGTTTTGCTCATTGTCTGGGGCCTGGGATTTGTTCATCCCTCCTATAGTTGCTGTAGATTTTCACTTCCAAATGCAAggataagaatttttttttggttgcgGTTGATAAATAGCAAGTATTGTAATAATccaaataatttagaaattaatgTCCTTTAGGGGGCAGTTGATTGTTAAAAAACGCCTTGCAGTGACAGCTGCATTTGAGAGTTTCTGGGGCATGGAGAGAGTGGGTGAGTTGTTACTGCTTACCAATTTTTCAGAGGTATGTTTTTCCCACTGCCATATCAGTATGTGGCAGTATAGGGTCAACAGAGATGGCAATCAGTTCTGTTTGGCTAGAGCGTGCCAGGTACTAAATGTGTTAATATTTGCCATGTATTGTCTTGTTACCTTTCAGGTGGAGCGCAGAGTTCCTGAGGCAGGTGTGATAGAGTGAGTACACTGCTGACTTAACTGTCCTCCCTGCGGTTTGTCTGTCTTGCTGGTCAGTGGGAATCTCTGAAACAGAGTTCCTTCTCCATGTACAACTGCCAAGCCTTTGGAAGAAATGTCAGTAGAAAATGTGGACTTTCAGCCCTTCTATCCTGAACTGAATTTATAATCAGGGGAGTCCAAGTCTGTGTTAACTAGTTTTTATAGCTTTGGTGTAGCTGTAAGAGCCAGGAAGAACGAACAATTGGACACTGTGGATCAGCAGTATTTCAGATGTGTCTCCTTTGGTTAGCAATGTACATATTCCTAGAACAGTCCCTGTGTGAACTATGCTGGAAATTACTTGCTGTTACCCAGGAATACGGCTGGTATGGCAACTCAAGAAGCACTTCCTTCAAAAACCAGCTGCTAGCAAGTGTCATAGTGAAGGTAGTTATTCGTAGATTGCTTCCCCTTTGCGTTAGAATGGAGATTGTCTCAGAATAACTTTGGCATGGAGTGTGGCAAGGTATGATGATGCAGGGTGAAGTtacagattttgaaaattaaatttggtTCAGTTCTCTTTGTAGAATTTTCTTACTCATTGTGCCTATAAATGCCAACATAGTGATCAGGGTGCAGCCTTGTGTGGTTGCCTTCTTTAGATTCCTGTGACATCCCTCTTTTACTTACCTCTAGAGCCCTAAAACTGTGCATTGAGCCTTTGGTAAAATGAGAGTGAGAGGCAGGAAGTACACACAAACTCATTTGCTTCTGCAGCCTCCCTTGCTGCTTTATTCTGACATCTCCAGAACattattgctttcctttttctattttctcttttaaagaaaactttccCTAGTCCAGGCTTAGAGCAATTCTAGTCCCTGCTGCTTAGCGTAAGATAATTTCTTGTTGTTTGTCCATCTGATATCTCTTTCCTTTCTACATCCTCAGCAAGCCTGGTGTGTATGAGCTCAGCAAAGCACCGACTGGCATTTCTAGGTAAGTGGATGAAAGTTGTTATTTGCTGTTGCTGAATGACACGGTGATACTCAGCTCTCTGAAGTTTGGTCTCTGCAGAGTGCTTTGAGTCTAGCAGGTGCACGTTGTCCTTCCTGTGTATCTTCTGTTTCAAGTACTTCTGGAAATACTTTTGAGTATCAGGTAGCAGAGACTTACGCAGGCCTGAATTCTCTGAGCagcactgaagagaagaaaaatgaacctCTTAACATCTGCATATTGCATCTAGTGTTCTTGTCTGGAACAAGGAGAAGGGGCTATGTCTGTTTGTTTCACAATCCAGCATAAGTTGCTGCTAGAAACTGGGATCAGTATTCCTCTGTCAGCACATGTGTGATGTCTGTGTTGTATAGTTTGGAGCTGCCAAAAACTTAGCTGTAAATTGGActtgttttaaattaatctaaTAAAAGCATTTAACTTTAGGCAGATTTGGTAACTTTAGGGTTGTCCCTTTTGCTTACTTGCTGTGCCTTAATTACTTCAGCTTCAGGacacttcaaaacaaaacctacTTGTTCTGCGATTCCTATTagctaaaatgcattttattttaccttgCTGTTTTAGCTGCAATATCAATACtaattcttttcttctgaatttgaTAGATTTTATTAATAGTGGGAAAAATGCCAATGACATATTAATTCCTTGTGCATTTCCAAGCTTTCATCTTGGTTTCTTCTAAAGctgcaaataaatttttataCCAATTTGAACAGTAAAAGCTTTCACCAGCTGGAAAGAGAAAGGATACACAGCCAGCTGGGTTATTCTGTcatttttttgagtttgttttcaCAATATGTTGCCGGAATAGATACATTTCTAAAAAGTTAATAATCAGATTTTGCCTCTCCTTTAGTACCTTTACTATATGTTCTTACTGTGATGTCTTTGAAACATTGAATACTTGTAAGAGTAAACTCTTGTGAAGAGCATTCCTGCTCTGCAGCCCACTAGAGTGGCTGGAATTTCTGAAGGCTGCTGTTAGTACAGTCAAAATACAAATTGtacatatgaaaatgaaaaaacaggAGAGGTTAAACACTCTAGGGTTCTTGTGCTTGGAAAAGAGAGGCTAGAATGGCAGTAGTGATAAAGGGCTATCAAATTCTGAATGACATGGTGGTGAATAAAGGGCAATTATTTACTTATGTTGATTGTAGTACCATAATCAGGGCTATCTACTTTATCAGATGTAAAGTTAATAACAAGCAAAAGGATGTCATTTTTCACACAATATATGGCTGATTTTGGGACTCATAGGATATTGTTGATATCATATGTTTTTATAGGTTTTAAAAGACAATTGGACATGTTCGGTGAGGATAAGACTCATCAGGAGCTCGTGCTGCCTTCTGTTCCTTCCCTCCCACCTGCTTTTGGCTGTGGTCAGAAATAGGATACTGGGCTTTGACCTTTGATCTGATGCATTACAGCCATTCTTAGCTCCTTTGGGAATCCTGGAAATCAGAGTATTTCATCGAAGCATATATATAAGTGTATATATTCCTTCCAACttctctttatctttttcttaCCTAGGATTCATTTGATTCCTGGCTTTATTGACTCAGAACAAGCAGACTGGATGTTTGAACAGCTCCTCCAAGACATACCCTGGGGTCAACGAACTCACATCAGACAGGGTAAGGAGTGTGTAGACCAACTTTTCAGTCATTCCCAGGTCATTTCCATACCAAAATCCATGTATCGTTAATCGTggtttttcattttacatattaTCACTCCTTCACATTTCTTTTCAGGCTTTCCatgtatatatgaaaaataagcaGCAGTACTCTTCAGTCTCTATCACCATGTTCCTTTTGACAGTGAAATGAGATCTTTCCAAATTAAAACTGCCTGTCTTAAAAATCTTTGCACTTAACTGCTTCCCCTGTCATCTCCAGTGTTTtcgcactcttttttttttagattaagtCTGTGCTCCCATCCCTTCATACTGTCTCCCAGTGATGCTTCAAAAAGTCTCTTCTTTGAGGTTTCTGTCACCAGGAATGTTTTTTGCCTCTCTCACTTAAAATCCCAGCAGAGCATGTTTCTTTTCCCTTGTCTTTGCTTGTTAGTTCCAATATGCGGTAAGTGAACAGACTGCTATTCTGGGTTTGTTCGCTAAGGGGCACCTGTTCTAGCTAAATCTCTCTTCAGTCAGGAACGGATGTAAGATAATATATCGGAGTGGTTACTGGACAGGGCTGGAAAATGTCTTCTGCATCTGTGTTTATTGGCTTGCTATAAAGGTACAATATAATGGAGAATGTTATCTGTCAAGCATGAGAAATAGCTACCAAGATAGTCTTTTCAGAAGTTGAAAGTACTTTTAACTTGATGTTTGTATTGCAACACAGAGCATACACATACTTGACAAAATATTGCTTGTCCAGCCTTGCTACATTCTGCTTCTGTGGTGTCACTTTGATGCTGCAGCCCTTTCCACTTCATCCTTTTCAGTGGATACATCTTGCAACTTACATCAGTATATTAGGCACTAGAACTAGGAGAATATAAAACAAGCCAGAATTATaagtaaaatttcagtttaattttgctGTCTTTAACTTGTCTGGTCCCTACCCTGTCTGGCATAGGGCTGAGAAAATTAATGTTGTTCCAAGAATTTGGCAAGGTAATTCCTCTTGTGGAGACAGGCCCGCTTTGGAATAATCTCATTCCTTCACTTGAGTTCATTAGATAAGGCTGAGGATTTTAAGGGGCTGCTATTTAACTTCAGGTGAGTGGACAGTCCCTTTTTGATCATGTTTCTTGACAGAATTGCATCACCTTTCCATTTTCAAGCCCTTTGATAAGGCAACTGAGAAagtcttcctgtttttctttttttagaagtaTCTTTTGAGGAACCAAGGCTTACCTCCTGGTATGGGGAACTTCCTTACACATACTCCAGGATAACAATGCAGCCAAACCCAAATGTATGTACGTGCTTACAGTTTTCTTTTGCTATCCTCTACAGAGAAATCCTTTGCAGAGATTGAGAGACAAAGATGCCATCTATCCTCTATTTTTATCTAGAGTATCAATCAGCATTTCATTTGTGATCAGCAATGGATTCTAGTGGAGCGTGGACAACTTCATAAAACAAGCATTATGAGTGGATTGACTGAGAGGAGCATGATTTACTTGTTAAACACTGGCAAAAGGAAATGATCACTTTGGAGTTTAAAGTGCTGCTTTTGGGTCACTGTAGCTTTGGACAAAACCCTGAATTGTTCTGTGTGACTTATTCTATGTATCTTTATATGGGAGTTTGTAGTGTACACAGTCATACTGAGTTTTTTGTTGTAAAGATACAGTAATATCAATTTCTGAAATAGTTACTTTCAGCAGCACTTAGATTCAGTACTGCTTAAATGAGAGTTTAGGCATATTGCTGATTCCTGCATGGATGCTATGAAATTCTCACGCACAACCTGCCTGCCCAGCAGCTCCAGATTGTAGGATGGAATTGCCCACGCTATTTTGGAAGGGTTAAAAAAAACTTCTGAGTGACTTGTTGACATTTTGTTCATGTTCATTCTCTCTGTGTCTTCCAGCCTGTTGTCCCATCAGCCTGCCTCTTGGTATTGCTTCCTTTGACATTTCCATGGCAGTAGGCTGCAGTGTTCTGAACCATGAATTAATTGTGACTGTTGAAGGCTGGATAGCATGGGAGAGAAGTGTCCCAGGTGCCAGAACTGCTGCCGGAGGCGGGTACCTCCTAGCAAAGCTCAGTTTGGGGAAAGAGGAAAGGCAGTATTTAACATGATAAGTTGTGAAGATTTTGTAGTCTCAAAAATACCATAATTCAAAATTTCCATAACCTGTGGAGTTTGTGGTGGAAAACCAGTCTTTTTTCTTCACTCATTCGTGGAATGTTACTTTAAATGGACTTTTTTGAAAGCTGAATGGCTTTAGGGATTGGAAGTGCCCCTGCAAAATCATTCTGCTCCACATTAATGATGTAAATCCTGTTCAGAATTGCCTATTGTGGAAGCCACTGCTGCTCAGAGGTTGGATAAAGCCTGTATACCCTGAATTCACAGTTTCAGTTCAGTTTGGGTAAAGTTCAGAGTTAGCACTCACTGGGCCACTGGCTTGCTCTTCTCATCCAAGAGGTACAAGGCCTAAAGCAGCCATGCATGCTGATCCTATCTTTTAACCCTGAATAATTCTCCTTCTTGCTGAGAGAAGGAAACTCCAGCAGAAGGTGCGATGCACTGGCCAGCTTGCATATCTGGGAGCGAGCCCCACCGCGGGCTGGAAACTGCCTGCAGGCAGATACACGGGTAGCTTGCACACGGACACTCGGACACTGCACTCAGCTTTGTGGGTGGGAGTTCCTGCAGCCTAGAAGAAGCAGTGGGTGGTGTAAGGAGCACAGTCCTTACCTGTAGAGTAGGGTTTGTATCGCAAAAATATCCTGAGTAAAATGTAACTTAGTGCACAGCTTGGCCAGAACCAATTACCTGCCTTGAATGCCTGATCTGTAGGAGTAATTAGCTTTGTGCCCCTCCTTTTTGTTCGTTAAGACTGGGTGTGATTGCAGCACTGTTACGTATAATACGGTGCTCATGCCTAAATGAATTTTAGTATTAGAAAAACGTTTCTTTGTAAGCAGTGATGTAGTTGGTGACACAGTAATGTTTCAACAGCTACTTCCACTTCTGCAGGTTTGTAGTGGGGTTGCCTCTCACTTGTAAAATTCTCCATATGGTAACATTTTTAGTAATAAATACTTCTGTGGTAGGAGTCAAAGGAATCCAGTCCTAGCTGGTCACTCAAAAGTGCTTTCAGTAATTCTGGTGGGACTCGTCTGTCATTGCATTGTATGTCCTGCACATACTGCACATTCAGACAGTTACAAGCTATAGCTTTTTTGGGGGTGGTATTCCTGATTTCCCTACATGTCCCACAGCTGCAAGTTATGTTTATATATAATTAATTATTCATATGATGCTTAGTCATTGAAGGGATGACTTAGCTGGAAATACCCCTAATAGAGAAAGATGGTATGTGAAGTCTCCTGTAGTCTAGCCAATAGGTTAAAAACCCTTTAAATATGGGTAAGCATGGAAAGAAGGTGGTGCAGACTCGATTATTAGAGGTGGATACTAGGAGATaattgctgctgcctgctccttcTTCTGCCAGTGATGCATTGGGAGATTTGGAATCAGTTCTTTATCCTCTCTTGATCTGTGTTTCTGCTTATATAATGAACAAAAAATTCTGGCCTACActgctttggcttttttgtttttagatACTTACATAGTTCTTAAAAGCACTCTGACAGATAAAAGTCATGATGTAAGTTTACAGTATTAAATAATGATTCACTGGACCGAGTTGTAATGGAGTGTGCAGAGCTGCCATGGGTTGTGGGCTTGGCCAGATGTTAGCAAGGGCAAGGACGAAACTCAGAGCCTGTGACACTGGTTTTGTGAACCACTGAGAAGTTACGGTGTCGAAGTCAAAACCCCAGGAGGTGGTGAGTTGGGCTCAACAAGCTGTACtaacagagcagagagagagagccaCACTGTGAGAGTGTTAGGCCCAGTGTTAGGCCAGCCCTTGTCTCTTGTTCTGTGTCAACAGCTGCAGACAATTGAGATCATGTCATTTAGTCATGGATTGCAGCTTTCTGGGTGCACTATGCCCACCAGCAATGGCCAGGTAATTCAGATGTTGCCAGACCCGTGCATTAAACTCCTCTAGCTTAGCCAGAGACAGGTATGTGTGGGAGAAGTCGCACACTTCTTGTCTTAGTTAAGAACTCTCAATGTTTATCTATGGTCAGTTCAAGCAGATTTTACTCTGTGAGTTTACTTTCAGTTAATTGGGATGGCTGGCTACATTAGGATGAAAACCAGACTGGCTTCACACATTGAAGAGATGATTTAGTATTGACCAATAGGTAACATACACATATTTCTCAGAAAGCCCATTCCTCAGCCTTACTAAAAATATAATCAGGATGGTTCAGAGGCATTTGTTTGATTTCAAGTTCGTTGTGATTAAAGtgcagtgtatttttttcttagtagttTTCCCCTTGTGTCTTATGCTCTCCGCTGCTGGCCTGCTTTCCTTGTATTtaccctgctcctgctgtgctgaTGCAGTGGCATCCTCTGCTGACCATGCTAAAGGAACGCACTGAAGAGTTCACTGGCTACACCTTCAACTCTCTTCTCTGCAACCTCTATCGAAATGAGAAGGACAGTGTAGACTGGCACAGTGACGATGAACCATCACTGGGAAAAAATCCCATCATTGCCTCACTCAGCTTTGGTGCTACCCGGACCTTTGAGATGAGGAAGAAACCCTCCCCGGTGAGTGTTCATACCACACTGAGAGAGTCCTGTAGTTACTAATGTGTTTAGTATTCTCCCTCTGTCTAGAAAACTTTGTTACTAAAAGTGTTTAGTAGTAAATGAAAGCCCAACTCTTAAACTTATGCCGAGTAAGCATAGGGATCAAGAAATCTGTTGCATGGAATGTGACATCTTGAGGATGAGAATGGGACCGCTCTAATGTGCGGCAGTGTGGTGCTGCAGTGAAATCACAATCTGGGCACTCTTCTGCCCAAATAAGGGCCTTTCCCATTACTTAAAATGAAATCAGTGGTGGTGGAAGAGGACTTTCACTGTGTAAAGGAACCAAAGAGTTGACACCATTTTCTTAAACTTGGGCAAACATTGTATAATGCATAGTGTATGTAGGATGAAGAGTAGCTGTGACTGCTCTTGTAAGTAAAAATACTCCTAAGAATGTTTACATTTTGATTTGTGTGTGTTCGGATAGAGGGACAGTGAACAGAGGGAAGGAGCtcatttcttttttataaaatacCAGACTGTCACATCATACTTCACAGACTAAACAGAGATCTTTGATAAGGAGGGTGTGTGGAACATCCTTTCAGGAATTAGTTGGTGATTCAGTAGTGAATTCTCTTTCTAGATAAAATGCTGTGCTCAGGAATGCTGTGTTTACAAGCCAGCTTAAATTTTGCAATTCGTATTTATCCAAGTAAAAGAATTGCACGTTCCTGTGTTGAGAACACAGGCCTCATTTTAGGGTATCCTGCTTCAGATATCGTTTCTGCGTGGGTAGTCTTTGGGAACTTTGGGAAGAAGTTTGCTGTCTACTTATATTGCTATTTATTCTAAATAAGTAGTGCAGAAAACAAAGGTGATGATGATTATCAGCCTAGTAGAAAACTGTATGCTGACATACTGAAGTCTGCTCATCAGAAGTCACCTTGGGTCACCTAGTCGTGAACAGTAAAGGTCAGAATTTgaaccagaaaacaaataaataatctGTCTTTTTCACCAGTTCTCCAATTTGTAAATTCTTTGTTGTCTGAAGCGAATTAATCCTGGGCCTCAAGCATGAGATCACATGACCAGTGCATTATATGAGTGGGCATAGCATGAGT
Above is a genomic segment from Athene noctua chromosome 6, bAthNoc1.hap1.1, whole genome shotgun sequence containing:
- the ALKBH3 gene encoding alpha-ketoglutarate-dependent dioxygenase alkB homolog 3, whose amino-acid sequence is MTERRQRSRVQGGWAGGGPAGRLAAPKVPVARSPAPAGTRPAWIRKDLPHTQKQFVFEKPSEVERRVPEAGVIDKPGVYELSKAPTGISRIHLIPGFIDSEQADWMFEQLLQDIPWGQRTHIRQEVSFEEPRLTSWYGELPYTYSRITMQPNPNWHPLLTMLKERTEEFTGYTFNSLLCNLYRNEKDSVDWHSDDEPSLGKNPIIASLSFGATRTFEMRKKPSPEENGDYTYVQRLKIPLDHGTLLLMEGATQEDWQHRVPKEYHSRDARINLTFRIIYPEPDGVWK